One window of Methanobacterium sp. genomic DNA carries:
- a CDS encoding 4Fe-4S binding protein: MIVVNKEDCIRCGACQGTCPTAAITVSPEDVIYCDVCGGAPKCVDICPTGALKTDELAIDESGNTQTRVTFNPKLCNECGDCVEVCPPQILKLEAGKVQTIPLQGYCVMCQQCANICPVEVIGVEGVKEPKKMDLDITGPIYIVDCVGCGMCVDECPVDAITLSEVGESIVIDEDTCIKCGVCSQTCPWNAVFISGKKPEKRTKELNKFEVDEDTCIGCNVCVEACPGDFIEPKASSLTVELPEICTYCGLCENLCPVDAIDLDVKLGPAKPASEEGLVWDESKCEYVGACARICPTEAIRVVTNTGMEVPGDIEVSGEPSLAMCTRCGACTIACPEGALQLVEMDKVIDGEVVKRNRVQFSPDKCNECGDCVEVCPYNMLKLTPDEKVPLKGFCILCDQCITACPHEAFSLK, encoded by the coding sequence ATGATAGTGGTTAACAAGGAAGACTGCATTCGATGTGGGGCCTGCCAGGGTACCTGTCCAACTGCAGCCATCACTGTATCTCCAGAAGACGTTATTTACTGTGACGTTTGTGGAGGAGCACCTAAATGTGTGGATATCTGTCCTACCGGTGCTCTTAAAACTGATGAGCTAGCTATTGACGAATCTGGCAACACCCAGACTAGGGTTACCTTCAACCCCAAACTCTGTAATGAGTGCGGTGACTGTGTAGAAGTCTGCCCACCCCAGATCCTCAAACTAGAGGCAGGTAAAGTGCAGACCATACCTCTACAGGGCTACTGTGTTATGTGCCAGCAGTGCGCAAACATTTGCCCAGTAGAAGTCATTGGAGTGGAAGGAGTCAAAGAACCTAAAAAGATGGACTTAGACATCACAGGTCCTATTTACATTGTTGACTGTGTTGGATGTGGTATGTGTGTGGATGAATGTCCCGTGGATGCCATCACACTCTCTGAAGTGGGAGAAAGCATAGTCATTGATGAGGACACCTGTATCAAATGTGGAGTCTGTTCACAGACCTGCCCATGGAATGCGGTGTTTATATCTGGTAAAAAACCAGAAAAACGAACCAAAGAACTCAACAAGTTCGAAGTGGACGAAGATACCTGTATTGGCTGTAATGTTTGTGTAGAAGCCTGTCCTGGCGACTTCATAGAACCCAAAGCCTCTTCATTAACAGTGGAACTACCGGAAATTTGTACCTACTGTGGACTATGTGAGAACTTGTGTCCCGTGGATGCCATTGACCTGGATGTTAAACTGGGACCAGCTAAACCTGCTTCTGAAGAAGGATTAGTATGGGATGAATCCAAATGTGAATATGTTGGAGCATGTGCCCGTATCTGCCCAACTGAAGCTATTAGGGTGGTTACTAACACCGGAATGGAAGTTCCCGGAGACATTGAAGTCAGTGGAGAACCTTCATTGGCTATGTGTACTCGTTGTGGAGCATGCACCATTGCTTGCCCAGAAGGAGCACTTCAACTGGTGGAAATGGACAAAGTCATTGATGGTGAAGTTGTAAAACGGAATAGAGTACAGTTCAGTCCTGATAAGTGTAATGAGTGCGGTGACTGTGTGGAAGTATGTCCATATAACATGCTGAAACTAACCCCCGACGAAAAGGTACCACTTAAAGGATTCTGTATACTCTGTGACCAGTGTATAACAGCCTGTCCACACGAAGCATTTTCCCTTAAATAG
- a CDS encoding peptidylprolyl isomerase, producing MPVNNGDFIKLEYTGKIIETGEIFDTTHEEIAEENGIHSDKKTYGPLSIIVGGGHVLKGMESELVDMEAGEEKTIQLTPEEAFGERDPQLIQLVPMSEFKKQGIKPQVGMAITSEGNTGIIRSVSGGRVRLDFNHELAGKNLEYQVKVVEIIEDETEKVKSMIDLHYPQPNLDAEKHQVTIEDDKVVIAMDEMAKFDQRPYMDITMARFRIARDIQENMDIATVEFVDSFTRKEEVEESTEETSTEEVPTEEVPEKLTEEETKEE from the coding sequence ATGCCAGTGAATAATGGAGACTTTATAAAGCTTGAATACACCGGAAAGATTATAGAAACCGGTGAAATCTTTGACACAACTCATGAAGAAATTGCAGAGGAAAATGGAATACACTCAGATAAGAAAACCTACGGACCCCTATCTATAATTGTGGGTGGAGGTCATGTCCTTAAAGGCATGGAATCCGAACTGGTGGACATGGAAGCAGGTGAAGAAAAAACCATCCAGTTAACTCCTGAAGAAGCATTCGGGGAACGTGACCCTCAATTAATCCAGTTAGTGCCCATGTCCGAGTTCAAAAAACAGGGCATAAAACCACAAGTGGGAATGGCTATAACTTCAGAAGGAAACACTGGTATCATAAGGAGTGTCAGTGGAGGCCGCGTAAGACTGGACTTTAACCACGAGCTGGCTGGTAAAAACCTGGAATACCAGGTCAAAGTAGTGGAGATCATTGAAGATGAAACTGAAAAAGTCAAAAGTATGATCGACCTGCATTACCCTCAACCCAACCTGGATGCTGAAAAACACCAGGTGACAATTGAAGATGATAAAGTGGTCATTGCCATGGATGAAATGGCTAAATTTGACCAGCGCCCCTACATGGATATAACCATGGCCAGGTTCCGCATAGCACGGGACATCCAGGAAAACATGGACATTGCTACAGTAGAATTCGTGGACTCATTCACCCGCAAGGAAGAAGTAGAAGAGTCTACTGAAGAAACTTCTACTGAAGAAGTTCCTACAGAAGAAGTTCCAGAAAAACTAACTGAAGAAGAGACCAAAGAAGAATAA
- a CDS encoding hydrogenase iron-sulfur subunit has product MAEDDVKIVMFCCNWCSYGGADTAGTARMQYPPNVRVIRVMCSGRIEPQFIFKAFREGADGVIVAGCHHGDCHYDAGNYKLDRRMRLIYKLADGLGIGRERIHHDWISASEGEKFADTVTMMVNRITALGPSPLKAQLEAPEESEMEA; this is encoded by the coding sequence ATGGCTGAGGATGATGTTAAGATCGTGATGTTTTGTTGTAACTGGTGCTCCTATGGTGGAGCAGACACTGCAGGAACCGCAAGGATGCAGTATCCTCCAAATGTGCGGGTCATCCGGGTAATGTGCTCGGGAAGAATTGAACCTCAATTTATATTCAAGGCCTTCAGAGAAGGTGCTGATGGGGTCATTGTGGCCGGCTGTCACCATGGAGACTGCCACTACGACGCAGGAAACTACAAATTAGACCGTAGAATGAGATTAATCTACAAATTAGCAGATGGATTGGGAATCGGAAGAGAGAGGATTCACCATGACTGGATATCTGCATCAGAAGGGGAAAAATTCGCAGACACTGTTACCATGATGGTAAATCGTATAACTGCTCTGGGCCCATCCCCTCTCAAGGCACAGCTAGAAGCTCCAGAAGAATCAGAAATGGAGGCCTAA
- the serS gene encoding serine--tRNA ligase, which produces MKFTLEGEVLLSKDADEALDNIASFIQQANNDLFLKGVAPDQKDDASQIVEWNLEGNTIYLKIVSGRRGRAHDALLRMKKPLTQLLGPRYHIGVRKITVKDYQIEIPSPEMVDVSEMPYVDKATFQDGKMVIQFHQLEEGDLRKHVVDRVVKHIISETERISTEDLDEDADDILTRQVTKIEPGTIIGRSPKFPVFFEGDPTEEAAKQGWVKKFPGKGQWFYGPKFIALQRAIEDIFMEVLVEKLEFFECMWPKLIPIPVMNKMRYLEGLPEGMYYCSAPRRDPELFKKFKNELLIKKEVPIDRLKDGLKDPSYVLAPAQCEPFYEFFSHEVLDEKELPIRLFDKSGWTYRWEAGGAKGLDRVHEFQRIELVWLGTPDQVEEIRDATLEISQELANKMELEWYTEIGDDPFYLEGRKVEERGIEFPDVPKYEMRVVVPGADKGVAAVSANVHGTHFTEGFSIKETHNHTLWTGCTGIGITRWLFGFLAQKGFDKENWPDMVRDRVGTVRTPKVLTWP; this is translated from the coding sequence ATGAAATTCACACTAGAAGGAGAAGTTTTACTCAGTAAAGATGCTGATGAAGCATTAGATAACATTGCCAGCTTCATTCAGCAAGCTAATAATGACCTGTTCCTGAAGGGAGTTGCACCGGATCAAAAAGATGATGCTTCCCAGATTGTAGAGTGGAACCTGGAAGGTAACACCATCTATCTGAAAATAGTCTCCGGTAGACGGGGAAGAGCACATGACGCACTTTTACGGATGAAAAAACCCCTCACACAGCTTTTAGGGCCCCGGTACCATATTGGTGTTCGGAAAATAACTGTTAAGGATTACCAGATTGAGATTCCATCCCCTGAAATGGTTGACGTCAGCGAGATGCCCTACGTGGATAAAGCTACATTCCAGGATGGGAAAATGGTCATCCAATTCCATCAACTGGAAGAAGGAGATCTAAGAAAACACGTAGTGGACCGGGTGGTTAAACACATTATCTCAGAGACTGAGAGAATTTCTACTGAAGACTTAGATGAAGATGCTGATGATATTTTAACACGTCAGGTCACTAAAATCGAACCCGGAACCATAATAGGGCGCAGCCCCAAGTTTCCAGTATTTTTTGAAGGAGACCCCACCGAAGAAGCTGCAAAACAGGGTTGGGTTAAGAAGTTCCCTGGTAAGGGACAGTGGTTCTACGGACCCAAGTTCATTGCCCTGCAGCGTGCCATTGAGGATATTTTCATGGAGGTTCTGGTGGAAAAACTGGAGTTTTTCGAGTGCATGTGGCCCAAACTGATACCCATCCCAGTGATGAACAAAATGCGTTACCTGGAAGGGCTTCCAGAGGGAATGTATTACTGCAGTGCACCCCGTCGTGACCCGGAATTGTTTAAAAAGTTCAAAAATGAGCTTTTAATAAAAAAGGAAGTTCCCATTGATCGCCTGAAAGATGGTTTGAAGGATCCTTCCTATGTTCTAGCCCCGGCCCAGTGCGAACCATTCTATGAGTTCTTCAGTCACGAAGTTCTGGATGAGAAGGAACTGCCCATAAGACTCTTTGATAAGAGTGGGTGGACCTATCGTTGGGAGGCTGGTGGAGCCAAGGGTTTGGACCGTGTGCATGAGTTCCAGAGGATTGAACTAGTCTGGTTAGGTACACCGGATCAGGTGGAGGAGATTCGTGACGCTACCCTAGAGATATCACAGGAACTGGCCAACAAAATGGAGCTGGAGTGGTACACTGAAATTGGTGATGATCCATTCTACCTGGAAGGTCGGAAGGTGGAAGAAAGAGGCATAGAATTCCCTGACGTCCCTAAATATGAGATGCGTGTTGTAGTGCCCGGTGCTGATAAAGGAGTAGCAGCAGTTTCAGCCAACGTCCACGGAACCCACTTCACCGAAGGATTCTCCATTAAAGAAACCCACAACCATACACTATGGACTGGCTGTACAGGTATTGGAATAACCAGATGGCTTTTCGGTTTCCTGGCACAGAAAGGTTTTGATAAGGAAAACTGGCCCGATATGGTTCGAGATAGAGTGGGGACTGTTCGAACACCTAAGGTTCTGACCTGGCCTTAA
- the mvhA gene encoding F420-non-reducing hydrogenase subunit MvhA, translated as MVTLKMEPVTRIEGHAKITVDLDDAGNVQDTKLHVMEFRGFEKFLQGRNIEEVPRLVPRICGICDVQHHLAAAKAVDACFGFAPDEILPTAYKMREIMSWGSVMHSHALHFYFLAAPDFIAGKDRKTRNVFQIVKDAPEAALQAIELRKNALDIIKATGGRPIHPTSSTPGGISTSLDDETQKDLLKKAQRNVELSVATLELAKPIFEENLDLVKTLGYVETYHTGLVNNGVWDMYNGNVRMKDKEGNQYAEFAPSDYLDYIGEKVKPYSWLKFPYIKDLGYPDGIYRVAPLSRLNVVDKMPDVAPLAQEALNEFRGLFGYAQEPLLFHWARLIELLAASECAADALEGDLSGQKFPDALERTAGEGVGIVEASRGTLTHHYACDENGLVTKANIVVATIQNNPAMEMGIQKVAQDYIKPGVEVDDKIFNLMEMVIRAYDPCLSCATHEIDSQMRLATLEVYDSEGHLVKRI; from the coding sequence ATGGTTACACTGAAAATGGAACCTGTGACCAGGATTGAAGGTCACGCCAAAATCACAGTGGACCTGGATGATGCAGGAAACGTCCAGGACACCAAACTCCACGTTATGGAATTCCGTGGATTTGAAAAATTCCTGCAGGGAAGAAACATCGAAGAAGTACCACGATTGGTACCTCGAATATGCGGTATCTGTGATGTACAGCACCACCTGGCTGCAGCCAAAGCTGTGGATGCCTGTTTCGGATTCGCTCCCGATGAAATTCTCCCAACTGCCTACAAGATGAGAGAGATCATGAGCTGGGGTTCTGTAATGCACTCCCACGCTCTGCACTTCTATTTCCTGGCAGCTCCGGATTTCATAGCTGGGAAAGACAGGAAAACCAGGAACGTATTCCAAATAGTTAAAGATGCTCCTGAAGCAGCCTTACAGGCTATTGAGCTTCGAAAAAATGCTTTAGATATTATTAAAGCCACAGGTGGACGACCTATACACCCAACTTCCTCCACTCCTGGTGGTATTTCTACCAGTCTGGATGATGAAACTCAGAAAGACCTTCTAAAGAAGGCTCAGAGGAACGTGGAATTATCTGTAGCCACCCTTGAACTGGCTAAACCAATTTTCGAAGAAAACCTGGACCTGGTGAAAACCTTAGGTTACGTGGAAACCTACCACACTGGATTGGTTAACAACGGCGTATGGGACATGTACAATGGTAATGTCCGGATGAAAGACAAAGAAGGAAACCAGTACGCTGAATTTGCCCCATCCGATTACTTGGACTACATTGGTGAAAAAGTTAAACCATATTCCTGGTTAAAATTCCCATACATCAAAGATCTGGGATATCCTGATGGAATATACCGTGTGGCTCCTCTATCAAGGCTTAACGTGGTTGATAAAATGCCTGACGTCGCACCACTAGCGCAGGAAGCATTGAACGAATTCAGAGGCCTCTTTGGATACGCTCAGGAACCATTACTCTTCCACTGGGCTCGACTCATAGAGTTACTCGCAGCCTCAGAATGTGCAGCTGATGCACTGGAAGGAGATTTATCTGGACAGAAATTCCCAGATGCTCTGGAAAGAACTGCTGGTGAAGGTGTAGGTATTGTGGAAGCATCTCGAGGAACACTAACCCACCACTACGCTTGTGACGAAAACGGACTAGTTACCAAAGCCAACATTGTAGTCGCAACCATCCAGAACAACCCTGCTATGGAAATGGGTATCCAGAAAGTTGCCCAAGACTACATAAAACCAGGAGTAGAAGTAGACGATAAGATCTTCAACCTCATGGAAATGGTAATAAGGGCCTACGACCCATGTCTATCCTGTGCAACCCACGAAATCGACAGTCAAATGAGACTTGCCACCCTTGAAGTGTACGACAGCGAAGGTCATCTCGTTAAGAGAATTTAA
- a CDS encoding CooT family nickel-binding protein: MCESTVYDTKGIKLMDDVIHMKIYGDRIEMVDILNQGMTVEGQIVELDLDKHSIFVEVDEKGLVK; encoded by the coding sequence ATGTGCGAATCAACTGTTTACGATACCAAAGGGATTAAACTCATGGATGATGTGATTCACATGAAAATTTATGGGGACAGAATAGAAATGGTGGATATTTTGAACCAGGGAATGACTGTAGAAGGACAAATAGTTGAATTAGACCTGGATAAACATAGTATTTTCGTGGAAGTGGATGAAAAGGGATTAGTTAAATAG
- a CDS encoding nucleotidyltransferase family protein, protein MSSRETLVKEIIARDRKQFLEDVRLQPPYKESESKEFESDPGTKILADFTEYNPLHKGHLHCLLEAKKKVPEGIFVAVVPGLFERSGRGLPYIMTRQARAEAAIAVGADIVVEGPPMGIMGSGQYSLCLAKTFQALDADYIPRGYKRDPEFEILLGKISKGRGIAPKPYRMVDMENGEVLLKGRLNEDNYVIVSLSKSLTKIGFNFQDKFIFVPRLEGISGTIIREAVVSGVLESAEEMLPPSTINILKVEIEKGRAPLHQFRDEETILHVANNATVPDLKSLSLLDERTIENIIDKRPFNTVNKIKSCIARGFSRHHTQRVLSSLEARIDTDTMHKYIENYPSTIRILNYKNKEVLREFKKRISHRRLEICQ, encoded by the coding sequence ATGTCTTCCAGGGAAACTTTAGTTAAAGAAATTATTGCCAGAGATAGGAAACAGTTTCTGGAAGATGTGAGGTTACAACCTCCATATAAAGAGTCTGAGTCTAAAGAGTTTGAATCAGATCCAGGCACTAAAATATTAGCCGATTTCACAGAATACAACCCCTTGCACAAAGGTCATTTGCACTGCCTTTTGGAGGCCAAAAAAAAGGTTCCAGAGGGAATATTCGTTGCAGTAGTCCCTGGACTATTTGAACGTAGTGGAAGAGGATTACCCTACATCATGACCAGACAGGCACGTGCAGAAGCAGCAATTGCGGTTGGTGCTGATATTGTGGTTGAAGGTCCCCCTATGGGTATAATGGGATCTGGACAGTACTCCCTCTGCCTTGCCAAGACATTCCAGGCCCTGGACGCGGATTACATCCCCCGAGGATACAAGAGAGATCCGGAATTTGAAATTCTACTGGGTAAAATAAGTAAGGGAAGAGGCATTGCTCCCAAACCCTACCGCATGGTGGACATGGAAAATGGGGAAGTCTTATTAAAAGGACGGCTCAATGAGGATAACTACGTCATTGTATCCCTATCAAAATCTTTAACTAAAATTGGCTTCAACTTCCAGGATAAATTTATATTCGTACCTCGCCTGGAAGGTATAAGTGGTACCATAATTCGGGAAGCAGTTGTTTCCGGAGTGCTGGAATCTGCAGAGGAAATGTTACCTCCCTCAACCATTAATATCCTAAAAGTAGAGATAGAAAAGGGTAGAGCACCACTGCACCAGTTTAGGGATGAAGAAACTATCCTGCATGTAGCCAACAACGCCACAGTTCCTGATCTCAAATCCCTCAGCCTACTCGATGAGCGCACCATTGAAAACATAATTGACAAAAGGCCATTTAATACAGTAAACAAAATAAAAAGTTGTATTGCACGTGGTTTCAGCAGACACCACACACAAAGGGTTTTGTCATCATTAGAGGCGCGGATTGATACGGACACTATGCACAAGTATATTGAGAATTACCCCTCAACCATACGCATATTAAACTATAAAAATAAAGAAGTGCTAAGAGAATTTAAAAAGAGAATATCACACAGGAGGCTAGAGATATGCCAGTGA
- a CDS encoding dihydroorotase family protein yields MLDLCITNCKLEIGAEEVCLGINNEKIVSIKKLPSKAHETIDLRGKLILPGLIDAHVHFRDPGLTIKEDFSTGSAAAAAGGFTTVMDMPNTIPPTNTPQDFREKMGIASRKSLVDFGLHAGVADLSNMGKLAKLRPASFKIFMDLVDDDFLMDAFSKINGVSGDHLISLHAEDPQVVNQCTHEMKMKGSSPELYAEARPPQAEIEAVVSAISLGNKFDQKIHFCHVSTRKSLKLINEAKKAGSKITSEITPHHLFLDSGCLKTYGNRTKTNPPLRDNENRLQVNDLNYIDIIGTDHAPHTLDEKKKDVWNAPPGIPGLETVLPLLLTQLNQGKIALGDIKRLLCETPAKIFNIPHKGFIREGMDADLVVVDLKKESVIDPASFQSKAKYSPFEGFHVQGLPVMTMVRGKLVMQDGEILKNQGKFVYPDTVNIKRIYSN; encoded by the coding sequence ATGCTGGATTTGTGTATAACCAACTGTAAACTGGAAATAGGTGCTGAAGAGGTTTGTTTGGGAATTAACAATGAGAAGATAGTTTCTATTAAAAAATTACCATCAAAGGCCCATGAAACAATTGATCTTAGAGGTAAACTGATTCTTCCGGGACTTATTGATGCTCATGTTCATTTCAGAGACCCTGGACTCACCATTAAGGAAGATTTTTCCACAGGTAGTGCTGCTGCAGCTGCTGGGGGTTTTACCACCGTAATGGACATGCCCAACACAATTCCACCCACGAACACCCCCCAGGACTTCAGGGAAAAAATGGGGATCGCAAGTCGGAAGAGTCTGGTGGACTTTGGCCTACATGCAGGTGTTGCCGATCTATCCAATATGGGAAAACTTGCCAAATTACGGCCTGCGTCTTTTAAGATCTTCATGGATCTGGTGGATGATGACTTTTTAATGGATGCTTTCAGCAAGATAAATGGGGTTTCCGGAGATCATCTGATCTCATTACATGCTGAAGATCCACAAGTGGTTAATCAGTGCACCCACGAGATGAAAATGAAGGGATCCAGTCCGGAACTATATGCTGAAGCTCGTCCTCCCCAGGCAGAAATTGAAGCAGTTGTCTCAGCTATTTCACTGGGAAATAAGTTCGACCAAAAAATACATTTTTGCCATGTGAGCACCAGAAAATCTCTAAAACTCATCAATGAGGCCAAAAAGGCTGGATCAAAAATAACATCTGAAATTACTCCCCATCATTTATTTCTGGATTCGGGTTGCCTGAAAACATATGGTAATCGGACCAAAACCAACCCTCCCCTACGTGATAATGAAAACCGGTTGCAGGTTAATGATCTAAATTATATTGACATTATAGGCACTGATCATGCCCCTCACACCCTCGATGAAAAGAAAAAGGATGTTTGGAATGCTCCTCCCGGTATTCCCGGGTTAGAAACCGTTCTTCCCCTGCTGTTAACCCAGTTAAACCAGGGAAAAATAGCCCTTGGAGATATTAAACGATTATTGTGTGAAACCCCTGCAAAAATATTCAATATCCCCCATAAAGGTTTCATAAGAGAGGGAATGGATGCTGATCTGGTTGTGGTGGATTTGAAGAAAGAAAGTGTTATTGATCCTGCTAGTTTCCAGTCTAAAGCCAAGTATTCTCCATTTGAAGGTTTTCATGTTCAGGGATTGCCGGTTATGACCATGGTGCGGGGTAAACTGGTTATGCAAGATGGAGAAATATTAAAAAATCAGGGAAAGTTTGTTTATCCAGATACAGTGAATATTAAAAGGATATACAGTAATTAA
- the sufC gene encoding Fe-S cluster assembly ATPase SufC, with amino-acid sequence MLLEITDLAVEVSGKEILTDVDLYIDKGETHVLLGPNGAGKSTLFMSLLGFPKYNITRGEIIFKGEDITNLSTTERVKKGFGVSFQNPPSIRGVRLGDLLKIEHGEKDADKELSPEMMDLVRKLKFDEKFLERDVNLGFSGGEVKRSEILQLLAQEPDFIMFDEPDSGVDIENVELIAEEINTLLDKGKKPGLREKSGLLITHLGYILNFVAADTAHVLMDGKIACSGNPAEIIEDIRKEGFHGCVECCKIQ; translated from the coding sequence CTGCTACTGGAAATAACTGATCTGGCAGTTGAAGTAAGTGGAAAAGAAATTCTCACTGACGTAGACCTGTATATAGATAAAGGAGAAACACACGTACTACTAGGACCTAATGGGGCTGGTAAAAGTACTCTTTTTATGTCCTTACTGGGTTTTCCTAAGTACAACATAACCAGGGGAGAGATAATCTTCAAAGGAGAAGACATAACCAATCTTTCAACTACTGAAAGGGTAAAAAAAGGATTTGGAGTTAGTTTCCAGAACCCCCCCTCTATCAGAGGAGTGCGACTTGGTGATCTTTTAAAAATCGAACACGGTGAAAAGGATGCTGATAAAGAGCTCAGTCCTGAAATGATGGATCTGGTTCGTAAACTCAAGTTCGATGAGAAGTTTTTGGAAAGAGATGTTAACCTTGGTTTTTCCGGAGGAGAAGTCAAACGATCGGAGATATTACAATTATTAGCCCAGGAACCTGACTTTATAATGTTTGACGAACCAGATTCTGGTGTGGATATTGAAAATGTAGAGCTCATAGCTGAGGAGATCAATACTCTCCTGGATAAGGGCAAAAAACCAGGTCTTCGGGAAAAATCAGGGCTTTTAATAACTCATCTGGGTTACATCCTTAATTTCGTGGCTGCAGACACTGCTCACGTGCTTATGGATGGTAAAATTGCCTGTTCAGGAAACCCAGCTGAGATTATTGAAGATATAAGAAAAGAAGGATTTCACGGGTGTGTGGAATGTTGCAAGATACAGTAA
- a CDS encoding F420-nonreducing hydrogenase produces MADKVKLGNVWLSVCSGCELSIADIHEAIVDVLGLADFEFMPVLMDVKYDEWTDVDVAIVTGGICNDENRELALKVREKAKVVIAYGTCAAYGGVFGLRNLHNVEDLEQEAYVNSESTYNEAGIIPREGVPQLESRQRPLTDVIDVDLVLPGCPPRSDLVAQIVMALLKGEELPEIPTTNLCEVCPREKPPEGMAMDKIIRQFELGEPDPELCLVPQGLVCMGPATISICGAECPTIGIRCQGCYGPTFNVADQGAKMISAIGSDFGVERDKTVDPEEVANELDDIVGTFYTYTLPAALVPAKVKKEGK; encoded by the coding sequence ATGGCAGACAAAGTTAAACTAGGAAACGTTTGGCTCAGCGTATGTTCTGGATGTGAACTGTCCATTGCCGACATACACGAAGCCATAGTAGACGTTCTGGGATTAGCAGATTTCGAATTCATGCCAGTTCTAATGGACGTCAAATACGATGAATGGACCGACGTAGATGTTGCCATAGTTACCGGAGGTATTTGTAACGATGAGAACCGGGAACTGGCACTAAAAGTACGGGAAAAAGCAAAAGTTGTTATAGCTTACGGAACTTGTGCTGCATACGGGGGAGTCTTCGGATTAAGAAATCTCCACAACGTGGAAGATCTTGAACAAGAAGCTTACGTAAATTCAGAAAGTACCTATAACGAGGCTGGAATCATACCTCGTGAAGGAGTACCTCAACTGGAAAGCAGGCAAAGACCTCTAACCGATGTCATCGACGTGGATTTAGTCTTACCTGGCTGCCCACCACGCTCTGATCTGGTGGCACAAATCGTTATGGCTCTCTTAAAAGGAGAAGAATTACCTGAAATACCAACAACTAACCTTTGTGAAGTTTGTCCAAGGGAAAAACCGCCGGAAGGAATGGCCATGGACAAAATCATTCGTCAGTTCGAACTGGGAGAACCAGATCCAGAACTGTGCTTGGTACCCCAGGGTTTAGTATGCATGGGACCCGCAACTATTTCCATCTGTGGTGCTGAATGCCCTACCATAGGTATCAGGTGCCAGGGATGTTATGGACCTACCTTCAATGTAGCGGACCAGGGTGCTAAAATGATCAGTGCCATCGGTTCTGACTTTGGTGTGGAACGCGATAAAACTGTGGACCCTGAAGAAGTGGCCAATGAACTGGATGATATTGTTGGAACTTTCTATACCTACACACTCCCAGCGGCTTTAGTGCCTGCTAAGGTGAAAAAGGAGGGTAAATAA
- a CDS encoding KEOPS complex subunit Pcc1 has product MKIKANITFCYQNDKQAEIAFKSLLPDNIGFLESRQNHDSLVCTLKGKSLKTIISTADDLIFSEMLVEKVLEI; this is encoded by the coding sequence ATGAAGATCAAAGCCAATATCACCTTCTGCTATCAGAACGATAAACAGGCAGAAATTGCTTTCAAATCCTTGCTACCGGATAACATTGGTTTTTTAGAGTCGCGTCAGAACCATGATTCATTGGTCTGTACTTTAAAAGGAAAATCACTTAAGACCATTATCTCCACTGCCGATGACCTTATATTCTCGGAGATGCTGGTTGAAAAGGTATTGGAAATTTAA